Proteins encoded in a region of the Dromaius novaehollandiae isolate bDroNov1 chromosome 18, bDroNov1.hap1, whole genome shotgun sequence genome:
- the LOC112982445 gene encoding uncharacterized protein LOC112982445 isoform X3 — MSVFCCCCRSATSEEQEPLPVHARQPCRNIGVFSKEGTLTMKLVNVLAMDTLFSDIAQAFNKQHEDHSAMKKAAQKLKELSGCAPTAGLAACVEQAQREHGAREVQVHMEGYSFSLIVKERKVPDKLQRVQQQMEELSNSTKRVLATETALQEMICSVLENQTQLAERIKSANPEYLDQRTNFYRAYLCPFSWKK; from the exons atGTCCGTCTTTTGCTGTTGCTGTCGCTCAGCTACTTCTGAAGAG cAGGAACCACTTCCCGTGCACGCAAGGCAGCCCTGCCGAAACATCG GGGTCTTCAGTAAGGAGGGGACCCTCACAATGAAGCTGGTAAACGTACTTGCCATGGACACCCTGTTCTCAGATATCGCTCAAGCCTTCAACAAGCAGCACGAGGACCACTCTGCCATGAAGAAGGCTGCCCAAAAGCTGAAGGAGCTTTCTGGCTGCGCTCCCACTGCTGGTCTTGCAGCCTGCGTAGAGCAGGCACAGCGGGAGCACG GTGCCCGCGAGGTGCAGGTGCACATGGAGGGCTATAGTTTTTCACTCATTGTAAAGGAGAGGAAAGTGCCAGACAAACTGCAGCGGGTCCAGCAGCAGATGGAGGAGCTGAGTAATTCCACAAAACGTGTCCTTGCAACAGAAACTGCCCTGCAGGAAATGATCTGCTCAGTGCTTGAGAACCAGACTCAGCTGGCAGAGAGAATCAAATCTGCAAACCCAGAGTATCTGGACCAG
- the LOC112982445 gene encoding uncharacterized protein LOC112982445 isoform X2, whose product MSVFCCCCRSATSEEEPLPVHARQPCRNIGVFSKEGTLTMKLVNVLAMDTLFSDIAQAFNKQHEDHSAMKKAAQKLKELSGCAPTAGLAACVEQAQREHGAREVQVHMEGYSFSLIVKERKVPDKLQRVQQQMEELSNSTKRVLATETALQEMICSVLENQTQLAERIKSANPEYLDQVRLEANLRENIQKISLAKELSEEYSEGAKSILREMAQLAGLTL is encoded by the exons atGTCCGTCTTTTGCTGTTGCTGTCGCTCAGCTACTTCTGAAGAG GAACCACTTCCCGTGCACGCAAGGCAGCCCTGCCGAAACATCG GGGTCTTCAGTAAGGAGGGGACCCTCACAATGAAGCTGGTAAACGTACTTGCCATGGACACCCTGTTCTCAGATATCGCTCAAGCCTTCAACAAGCAGCACGAGGACCACTCTGCCATGAAGAAGGCTGCCCAAAAGCTGAAGGAGCTTTCTGGCTGCGCTCCCACTGCTGGTCTTGCAGCCTGCGTAGAGCAGGCACAGCGGGAGCACG GTGCCCGCGAGGTGCAGGTGCACATGGAGGGCTATAGTTTTTCACTCATTGTAAAGGAGAGGAAAGTGCCAGACAAACTGCAGCGGGTCCAGCAGCAGATGGAGGAGCTGAGTAATTCCACAAAACGTGTCCTTGCAACAGAAACTGCCCTGCAGGAAATGATCTGCTCAGTGCTTGAGAACCAGACTCAGCTGGCAGAGAGAATCAAATCTGCAAACCCAGAGTATCTGGACCAGGTACGGCTAGAAGCTAATCTAAGAGAGAACATCCAAAAAATCAGCCTGGCCAAGGAGCTCTCAGAGGAGTACAGCGAAGGGGCCAAGAGCATTCTCCGGGAAATGGCTCAGCTAGCTGGCTTGACGCTGTAA
- the LOC112982445 gene encoding uncharacterized protein LOC112982445 isoform X1 — MSVFCCCCRSATSEEQEPLPVHARQPCRNIGVFSKEGTLTMKLVNVLAMDTLFSDIAQAFNKQHEDHSAMKKAAQKLKELSGCAPTAGLAACVEQAQREHGAREVQVHMEGYSFSLIVKERKVPDKLQRVQQQMEELSNSTKRVLATETALQEMICSVLENQTQLAERIKSANPEYLDQVRLEANLRENIQKISLAKELSEEYSEGAKSILREMAQLAGLTL; from the exons atGTCCGTCTTTTGCTGTTGCTGTCGCTCAGCTACTTCTGAAGAG cAGGAACCACTTCCCGTGCACGCAAGGCAGCCCTGCCGAAACATCG GGGTCTTCAGTAAGGAGGGGACCCTCACAATGAAGCTGGTAAACGTACTTGCCATGGACACCCTGTTCTCAGATATCGCTCAAGCCTTCAACAAGCAGCACGAGGACCACTCTGCCATGAAGAAGGCTGCCCAAAAGCTGAAGGAGCTTTCTGGCTGCGCTCCCACTGCTGGTCTTGCAGCCTGCGTAGAGCAGGCACAGCGGGAGCACG GTGCCCGCGAGGTGCAGGTGCACATGGAGGGCTATAGTTTTTCACTCATTGTAAAGGAGAGGAAAGTGCCAGACAAACTGCAGCGGGTCCAGCAGCAGATGGAGGAGCTGAGTAATTCCACAAAACGTGTCCTTGCAACAGAAACTGCCCTGCAGGAAATGATCTGCTCAGTGCTTGAGAACCAGACTCAGCTGGCAGAGAGAATCAAATCTGCAAACCCAGAGTATCTGGACCAGGTACGGCTAGAAGCTAATCTAAGAGAGAACATCCAAAAAATCAGCCTGGCCAAGGAGCTCTCAGAGGAGTACAGCGAAGGGGCCAAGAGCATTCTCCGGGAAATGGCTCAGCTAGCTGGCTTGACGCTGTAA
- the LOC112982445 gene encoding uncharacterized protein LOC112982445 isoform X4 yields MKLVNVLAMDTLFSDIAQAFNKQHEDHSAMKKAAQKLKELSGCAPTAGLAACVEQAQREHGAREVQVHMEGYSFSLIVKERKVPDKLQRVQQQMEELSNSTKRVLATETALQEMICSVLENQTQLAERIKSANPEYLDQVRLEANLRENIQKISLAKELSEEYSEGAKSILREMAQLAGLTL; encoded by the exons ATGAAGCTGGTAAACGTACTTGCCATGGACACCCTGTTCTCAGATATCGCTCAAGCCTTCAACAAGCAGCACGAGGACCACTCTGCCATGAAGAAGGCTGCCCAAAAGCTGAAGGAGCTTTCTGGCTGCGCTCCCACTGCTGGTCTTGCAGCCTGCGTAGAGCAGGCACAGCGGGAGCACG GTGCCCGCGAGGTGCAGGTGCACATGGAGGGCTATAGTTTTTCACTCATTGTAAAGGAGAGGAAAGTGCCAGACAAACTGCAGCGGGTCCAGCAGCAGATGGAGGAGCTGAGTAATTCCACAAAACGTGTCCTTGCAACAGAAACTGCCCTGCAGGAAATGATCTGCTCAGTGCTTGAGAACCAGACTCAGCTGGCAGAGAGAATCAAATCTGCAAACCCAGAGTATCTGGACCAGGTACGGCTAGAAGCTAATCTAAGAGAGAACATCCAAAAAATCAGCCTGGCCAAGGAGCTCTCAGAGGAGTACAGCGAAGGGGCCAAGAGCATTCTCCGGGAAATGGCTCAGCTAGCTGGCTTGACGCTGTAA